Proteins encoded together in one Musa acuminata AAA Group cultivar baxijiao chromosome BXJ3-6, Cavendish_Baxijiao_AAA, whole genome shotgun sequence window:
- the LOC135639718 gene encoding uncharacterized protein LOC135639718: MYRGGSSYASGSRSATRRHVDYGRTYVVRPKGRHRATIVWLHGLGDNGASWYQLLETLPLPNIKWICPTAPTRPVALFGGFPCTAWFDVADPSQDGPDDADGLEASAAHIANLLSSEPADVKLGIGGFSMGAATALFSASCFAHGRYGNGGRYPINLSAVVGLSGWLPCSRSLKTKVESSQEAARRAASLPLLLCHGTGDGVVPYKQGERSAETLRMSGFRNLTFKAYNGLEHYTIPEEMDAVSKWLTARLRLDGSRA; the protein is encoded by the exons ATGTACCGCGGCGGCAGCTCGTATGCCTCCG GTTCGAGGTCTGCGACCAGGAGGCATGTCGACTACGGGAGGACTTATGTTGTCCGGCCCAAGGGCAGACATCGGGCCACCATCGTCTGGCTTCACGGTTTAGGAGACAATGGCGCAAG CTGGTACCAGCTCCTGGAAACTCTTCCTCTGCCAAAT ATTAAGTGGATATGCCCCACTGCTCCTACTCGACCTGTGGCTCTTTTCGGTGGATTTCCATGCACTGCAT GGTTCGACGTTGCGGACCCTTCACAGGATGGCCCTGATGATGCCGATGGATTGGAAGCTTCAGCAGCACACATCGCAAATCTTTTGTCGTCTGAGCCAGCTGACG TAAAACTTGGAATCGGTGGGTTCAGTATGGGTGCCGCGACTGCCTTGTTTTCTGCTTCTTGCTTCGCACACGGAAGATACGGAAATGGAGGCCGATATCCCATAAACCTCAGTGCAGTCGTTGGTCTCAGCGGCTGGCTTCCCTGTTCCAG GAGCTTGAAGACCAAGGTGGAAAGCTCACAGGAAGCTGCAAGGCGAGCTGCCTCCTTGCCACTTTTGCTCTGTCATGGAACAG GGGATGGAGTGGTTCCCTATAAACAGGGAGAAAGGTCTGCGGAGACGTTGAGGATGTCGGGGTTTCGAAATCTCACGTTTAAGGCCTACAATGG ACTCGAACACTATACGATTCCGGAGGAAATGGATGCCGTCAGCAAGTGGCTCACCGCGAGGCTGCGGCTCGATGGGTCTCGCGCTTGA